CACAGCGCAGAGAATCGCGCGCTTTTGACCAAAGCATTGTTCTCAAGCGTGCATGGAATCGTACTTTTGGGATTGGACGAGGCCTCAGCAGGCGTTCCCGCCGCACAATTAGATGGAATGATTTCGTTGATTCTCAACCACTTAGCCTCTTCATCTCAAATTTCCTGAACATTGTTCACGTTTTTACTTGATTGAAGCCAGCAGCATCGCTAAATCTAACTCATGAACAACGTTCACGATACACAGTGAACCGCGACAGATGAAAGGAAGCGATATGTTCAAGACACTCTCAACCCTCATTGCAGGGGTCAACGCACGCTCCGAAGACCGCGTCCGCGATGCCTTTGCGATTGAATTGATCGACCAGAAAATCCGCGAAGCCGAGACATCCCTTAAGGCGGCGAAAGCCACCCTCGCCTCGCTGATTCAGCGTCAACGCTCGGAAGAACGCCAGCGCGATGCCCTTAAAAACCGCATCAAAGACATGATGACCCGTGCCCAAGACGCAATGGATCAGGGTCGTGATGATCTGGCAGGTGAAGCCGCACAAGCGGTTGCGCAAATGGAAAACGAACTGACGATCCGCACTGAAACGTGTGATCGGTTGGATCAAAAAGTCATCCGTCTGCGCAACTCAATCGAGGCCGGTCACCGCCGCATCATTGATCTCAAACAAGGCGCCATCCAAGCCCGCGCTGTGCGCCGTGAACAGGCGATCCAGTCCAAGTTGAATTCGACAATCGGTCGCACTTCGAATGTTGAGGAAGCCGAGGAACTGATTGGTCGCGTAATGGGTAAAGATGACCCGTTTGAACAGTCTGAAATCCTGCGCGAAATCGATCGCGACTTGGGCCACGAAACCCTTGCTGATCGCATGGCAGATCAGGGCTTTGGCCCCGCCACACGCACCACAGCGGACGACGTCCTCGCCCGTCTGAAAACCAAGAAATCCGCTTAACACACTGAAATTTATCGAAGGAATAGAACCATGAGTAACTTTAACAAATCTGACAACGGCCTGATCATTTTCTTTAAC
This Octadecabacter temperatus DNA region includes the following protein-coding sequences:
- a CDS encoding PspA/IM30 family protein, producing the protein MFKTLSTLIAGVNARSEDRVRDAFAIELIDQKIREAETSLKAAKATLASLIQRQRSEERQRDALKNRIKDMMTRAQDAMDQGRDDLAGEAAQAVAQMENELTIRTETCDRLDQKVIRLRNSIEAGHRRIIDLKQGAIQARAVRREQAIQSKLNSTIGRTSNVEEAEELIGRVMGKDDPFEQSEILREIDRDLGHETLADRMADQGFGPATRTTADDVLARLKTKKSA